The nucleotide sequence CGCCCGCCAGGTGGCTGAGCACTTCGGCACGCGGCACACGGAGCTGGCGGCCGCCGAGGCGTCGGTCGATCTGCTGGAGCGAATGGCCGAGCAGTTCGACGAGCCGATGGGCGACGCGTCGATGATTCCGACATACCTGGTCTCGTGCGAGATCCGCCGCCACGCGACGGTGGCCCTGGGCGGCGACGGGGGCGACGAGCTCTTCGGCGGGTACCAGGCTCATCGCGCGACGCTGCGTTTGGAGCGGCTGCGGGCGATCCTGCCCGGTCCCGTGCGGCGCGCGCTGGGCGCCATGGCCGTGCGGTGCATTCCGGCAGGGCGTCTGCGGCGCAACGGTCTGCTCGCCCTGGCCGCCGAGGCGGACGAGGGCATGGCGCAACTGCCGGTGTATTGGGATGTGCATTATCGCCGGCGTCTTCTGGGAGGCGCGGCTGGGCAGATTGCCGATTGGGGCGCCCCCGAAATCTGCCGCGCCGCCCTGGGCGAGCGATTTGCCACGCCGCTGCAGAAAGTGACCGCGGGCGATTTTCTGAGCTACTTGCCCGACGACATCCTGGTGAAGATCGATCGCGCGAGCATGCTCACGTCGCTGGAGGTGCGCTGCCCGCTGTTGTCGCGAGAGCTGATCGAGTTCGCCTTCACCCGCGTTCCCGACCGCTTGCGGGCTACGACCGCCGCGGGCAAGATCCTCCCGCGACTGCTCGCTCGCCGCCTGCTGCCGCGCGGGCTGGACCTCGACCGCAAGCAGGGTTTCACGCCGCCGGTGGCGCAGTGGTTCGCCGGCGCGTGGCGCCAGGCCATGGAAGAACCGCTCCGCCAGGCGGAGCCTTCACTCTTCGACCGCGCGTTCATCGCCAAGATGATCGACCAGCAGCATCGCGGCTACGACCACACGTGGCGGCTGTTCGCCCTGACCATGTTCGAGCTGTGGCGCCGGCGCTGGAACGTGGCCGTGCCGGCGGCCGAGGCGGGACGCTGATGGGCGCAGCCATCCATCTGATCTACCTGGACATCGACACAGGGTTCTATCCCGGCGCTCATCACGGACTGGCGTCGCTGATCGCCGCTGTGCGATCGGCGGGGCACCAGGTTCGCCTGACGCATCTGTCCCGCGCCGTCGGCCAGGAGGAATTCCTCGCCGCGGTGGCCACGGACGCAGCCGACGCGTACGGCTTCTCGGCCATGACCAATCAGTTCAAGCACGTGCGGCGCCTGGCGCCGATTCTTGCCCGGGCGACGGGCAAGCCGATCGTGGTGGGGGGCGTTCACGCGACGCTGGCCCCGCGCGAGGCCGCCTCGGTCGAGGGCGTCACCTGCGCCTGCCGCGGCGAGGCAGAGCGGTTCCTCCCGGCATGGCTGGACGCGCTGGCCGCCGGCGGCGACGGGCGAGGCGTCAAAGGCTGCTGCTACTTCGACGGCGAGCGGTTCATCAGCAGCCGTGCCGACGACCCCTGCGACCTGGACGCCCTGCCGCAGCCGTGCTACGACGACTTCGACATGCCTCGCATCGTCCACGACCTGGGCGGTCGGCTGTCGGTGGTGGTCTCCCGCGGTTGCCCGTTCGCCTGCGCGTTCTGCTGCAACGAGGCGCTGCGCAAGGACTTCGATCCGCCGCAGTCGTACGTGCGGTTTCGCACGCCGCCTTCCGCCGCGGCGATGACGGCCGAACTGGCCCGGCGGTACGCCGCGCGGTCGATCCGCTTCGAAGACGACCTGCTGCTGCTCAACGCGCGCTGGCGCGGGGAGTTTCTGGACCTGTACCGCGCCGCGGTGAATCTGCCGTTCGAATGCAACTGCCGCGCCGACATGGTCAGCGACGAACTGGCCCGCCAGCTCGCCGCGGCCGGATGCGTCTCGGTCGACATCGGCATCGAATCGGGGGACCCGTCGCTGCGGGAGGAGGTGCTGGGCAAGCGGATCTCCAACGAGCAGATCATCGCCGCTTTCGCGACGCTGCACCGCCATGGCCTGGCAACCTACGCGTACAACATGATCGCCCTGCCGACCGAAACCCCCGAGATGGCCTGGCGCACGTACGAGTTGAATTGCCGCGTCAAGCCCAGCGCCGGCGCGGTATTCTATTTCTATCCCTACCCGGCAACGGCATTGTACGAGCGGGCGGCGGCCGCGAATCTGCTGCGGGACGACTACGAGCAGGCCGATGGATATACCCAGCGGCCGAGCATTCGTCCGACGCACATGACCGACGCGGCGATGCGGCGGGTGTACCGGCGGCTGCGGGCCTTTCTGTACCTGCAGCGGTTCCGGACGTTCTTTCCGCTGCCGCGGTGGGTGAAGATTCCAGCCGCAAGCGTGCTGGCGGCGGCGATGCGGCTTTGCCCGCCGCTGGTGGACGTGTTGGCGGCGCGGACGCCGCTGAAGCGGTGGCTGCGGCGGATGGCGTTCAAAGTCTGAGGACCTGATCATGACGCAAGCACAACAGGCCGAGGCGACGCGGCCTCATCCCGCGCAGGGACCGACGGACGCGGTCATTGCCGTGACCCACCGATGCAACGCGCAATGTTCGATGTGCAAGGTGTGGCAGAGCACCGCCGCGGACGCACTGACGCCGGCCGACATGCGCCGCCTGCCGCGCGGCCTGCGTACGATCAACCTCTCCGGCGGCGAACCGTTCCTGAGACCGGACCTGCCGCAGTTCGTCGATGAACTGCGCCAGCGCTGCCCGCACGCGCAGATCACCATCTCGACCAACGCCTGGATGGTCGATCGCATCCTGACGGCGATGGAGGAAATCCGCTTCATCGACCCGTCCATCCGCCTGGCGGTCAGCCTCGACGGTCTGGGCGAGGCCCACGACAACGTCCGCGGCGTCAGCGGCGCCTTTGACGCGGCGATGCAGCTCATCGGCGGCCTGACCGAGGCGGGGTTCCGCGGGCTGCGGCTGGGGATGACGCTATCCAGCTCGAACCTTGACCAACTGCTGGACGTGGCGGCCCTGGCGGCGGAGCACGACCTGGAACTGGGCGTGGTGGCCGCCCACAAGGCCCGCACGCACCTGGGCGTCAGCGACCTGGGCGACGAGCAGATCCCGGACTGGCTGGTGGGGGCGTTCGCGCAGTTGACGCAGCGATGGCTGCGATCATGGCGGCCCAAGCAATGGCTGCGGGCGCACTTCGCCTGCTTCACGTATCACTACCTGGCGGGGCGGGCGTGGCGCGTCAAGTGTGCCGCCGGGCGAGACTTCTTCTTCCTCCAGGCCGACGGCACGGTCTATCACTGCTCGGTTGACGGGCGGGCGATGGGCAACCTCTGCCGGCAGGACTGGCAGACGATCTGGCACGGCGGCGACGCACACGAGGCCCGTCGCGCCGCGGCGGCCTGCCCCGAGAACTGCTGGATGATCTGCACCGCCCGCAGCGAATACCGGCGCCGCCCGCTGGCGGTGCTGGGGTGGATCGCCCTCAACAAGCTGCGCGCCCACTTGCGGCGTCTGCGGCTCGACGGCAAAGACTGACATGCGAATCCTGCTGGTGGATAAATTCTATGATGCCTTCGGAGGCGTGGGCACGTACCTGCGCCTGGCCGAGGCGCTGCTGCGCGGGCGCGGGCACGAGGTCTTCCGCTTCGGCTGCGTCCGCCCGGGCGGTGCGGCCGACATGCCGGCGTTTCACGACTTCGAGAAAGCCGCCGACCTGCCGCGCCTGGTGCATAATCGCGAAGCGGCACAGAAGCTTGACGCGATGCTGGGGCGGCAGAAGATCGACGTGGCGTTCCTGCAGAACATCTACCATCACCTGACGCCGGCGATTCTGCCGGTCCTGCGGCGCCGCGGCGTGGGCGTGGTGATGCGGCTGGCCGACTACCGCCTGGCCTGCCCGACCAAGCATTTCATGCGAAAGGACGGGCTCTGTCAGCGCTGCCTGCCCAACCGGTTCTATCACGCCGCCAGCCCGCGCTGCGCGGGGCTGCGCGGCTTGGCGCTGGCGATCGAATGCTACCTGCAGCGCCTGACGCGGCGCTACCAGCGGGGCGTCGACGTGTTCATCTGCCCCACGCAGTTCATGCGGCGCACGATGGTGGCCGCGGGCCTGCCGCGCGATAAGACCGTCGTGCTGCGAAACCTCGTCAGCCAGATCGCTTTGCCG is from Planctomycetaceae bacterium and encodes:
- a CDS encoding glycosyltransferase family 4 protein; protein product: MRILLVDKFYDAFGGVGTYLRLAEALLRGRGHEVFRFGCVRPGGAADMPAFHDFEKAADLPRLVHNREAAQKLDAMLGRQKIDVAFLQNIYHHLTPAILPVLRRRGVGVVMRLADYRLACPTKHFMRKDGLCQRCLPNRFYHAASPRCAGLRGLALAIECYLQRLTRRYQRGVDVFICPTQFMRRTMVAAGLPRDKTVVLRNLVSQIALPPDVEENGSVLYVGRLSDEKGNELLIDLAAAMPRLRVVLAGQGPTEQPLRQMAARRCIGNVTFLGDVGHDALGSHLARAAALVVTSRCMENSPMSMLEAMRAGKCVIVPDQPSLREWVQDGQTGRLYRSSDAAALVEVVKDVLAHPQQRRQMGVAAAQRLRDWHDESATVRRLEELFDEAARRCASQ
- a CDS encoding radical SAM/SPASM domain-containing protein, whose product is MTQAQQAEATRPHPAQGPTDAVIAVTHRCNAQCSMCKVWQSTAADALTPADMRRLPRGLRTINLSGGEPFLRPDLPQFVDELRQRCPHAQITISTNAWMVDRILTAMEEIRFIDPSIRLAVSLDGLGEAHDNVRGVSGAFDAAMQLIGGLTEAGFRGLRLGMTLSSSNLDQLLDVAALAAEHDLELGVVAAHKARTHLGVSDLGDEQIPDWLVGAFAQLTQRWLRSWRPKQWLRAHFACFTYHYLAGRAWRVKCAAGRDFFFLQADGTVYHCSVDGRAMGNLCRQDWQTIWHGGDAHEARRAAAACPENCWMICTARSEYRRRPLAVLGWIALNKLRAHLRRLRLDGKD
- a CDS encoding radical SAM protein produces the protein MGAAIHLIYLDIDTGFYPGAHHGLASLIAAVRSAGHQVRLTHLSRAVGQEEFLAAVATDAADAYGFSAMTNQFKHVRRLAPILARATGKPIVVGGVHATLAPREAASVEGVTCACRGEAERFLPAWLDALAAGGDGRGVKGCCYFDGERFISSRADDPCDLDALPQPCYDDFDMPRIVHDLGGRLSVVVSRGCPFACAFCCNEALRKDFDPPQSYVRFRTPPSAAAMTAELARRYAARSIRFEDDLLLLNARWRGEFLDLYRAAVNLPFECNCRADMVSDELARQLAAAGCVSVDIGIESGDPSLREEVLGKRISNEQIIAAFATLHRHGLATYAYNMIALPTETPEMAWRTYELNCRVKPSAGAVFYFYPYPATALYERAAAANLLRDDYEQADGYTQRPSIRPTHMTDAAMRRVYRRLRAFLYLQRFRTFFPLPRWVKIPAASVLAAAMRLCPPLVDVLAARTPLKRWLRRMAFKV
- the asnB gene encoding asparagine synthase (glutamine-hydrolyzing) gives rise to the protein MCGIVGIASLRWPVSTSELIAMRDTMAHRGPDDAGVWPLDGGPIMLGHRRLAVIDLTPLGHQPMTDAAGELVLVFNGEIYNFQALRSELIALGHAFRSGSDTEVIIEAYRAWGPSCLERLEGMFAFCLYDRPRQRLLLARDRAGEKPLFYRHADGVLWFASELKALMAHPAFPRRLNIDALNHYLAYGHIPGSRCVLEGVNKLPAGCAMTYDLREDRMEVWPYWQLPAGPAPAAADPEALVEELHELLRRSVRSRLVADVPVGVLLSGGIDSSLVTAAAAEVTGPGLRTFTVTFPGHGAHDEGPYARQVAEHFGTRHTELAAAEASVDLLERMAEQFDEPMGDASMIPTYLVSCEIRRHATVALGGDGGDELFGGYQAHRATLRLERLRAILPGPVRRALGAMAVRCIPAGRLRRNGLLALAAEADEGMAQLPVYWDVHYRRRLLGGAAGQIADWGAPEICRAALGERFATPLQKVTAGDFLSYLPDDILVKIDRASMLTSLEVRCPLLSRELIEFAFTRVPDRLRATTAAGKILPRLLARRLLPRGLDLDRKQGFTPPVAQWFAGAWRQAMEEPLRQAEPSLFDRAFIAKMIDQQHRGYDHTWRLFALTMFELWRRRWNVAVPAAEAGR